From the genome of Procambarus clarkii isolate CNS0578487 chromosome 78, FALCON_Pclarkii_2.0, whole genome shotgun sequence:
GCTTGTACACCTGCGAAAGTAGGAGCAAAGTTAATATTTTGTTATCATTTCGCATTGTGTAAGGATaacatgatgataataataatgataacatTGTGTTATCATTTCGCAAGGAGCCTATAGGGAGGAAAAAGAAAATTTGATAAGTAAAGAGTATAGTGTCACGGGATGAGGTAGCAGGGATCACCAGGCCTACAGGCGTGGTATTTTTGGTACACGCAACCCGTtctccaagtccattccatccagaggtcgaccccaaagacgcattcatcaattttaacattctgctcattcaaaataggaattttctcaaatatacattaatattattatataatgtgtatatttaggtactggttaggttaggttaggttaggttaggttaggttaggttaggttaggtgttttaggttctgttggcgattatttttattacgtgggtgaagcatttacagcgttgtggttcgaacaaaagtcgtcaacgaagcacttgttccagaagtgttcggacgtcatcagttgtgagtcgcttgtaaacagtttttcatttaAAAACAAgtgggggggttggcgggtgcatagaatgaactttggcctttgtttatgaagaCGGGCTGGTACACGACGGTGTAGGGAGAAACCAGTGACTGAACAACCCGTCAACGACtccattacatccagtggtccagcccgtcctccaaacaaagacccaaaagtgattccatgtacccgccaaacaccctgtttatgaatgaaaaacggtttacacacgactcacagctgATTTCATTTGAACACttacggaacaagtgcttcactcacgaattctgttcgaaccacaacggtgtaaatgcttcacccacgtactacaaatacaaataatcgccaacggaacctgaacacctaacctatgcctatatatgcacaaaatgctaatatattataataataatttatatttgattaAATTCCTGTTTAGAATGAACAACATGCAAAAGTgtgtgaatgcgtctgtggggtcgaccgctgcatGTAATGAACTTGGAGACGGATTGGTATATAAAGGCTACagctgatgcaggcgatgagtcacaataacgtggctgaagtatgttgaccagaccacacactagaaattgaagggacgacgacgtttcggtccgtcctggaccattctcaagtcgataaagCTACAGCTGATGATCGAGGTCAACAATTACATTAATATACAAGAATAATATACATTTACTCgatcgacgacgtttcgatccctcCTGgactatcttcttgagatgatttcggggcttttttttagtgtccccgcggcccggtcctcgaccaggcctccacccccaggaagcagcccgtgacagctgactaactcccaggtacctatttttctgctaggtaacaggggcatagggtgaaagaagctctgcccatttttttctcgccggcgcccaggatcgaacccgggaccacaggatcacaagtccagtgtgctgtccgctcggccgaccggctcccctatccTCCCCTATAGTCGTGTTAGACTACACGACTAtaacacacgacttgataattcgGTCCaaaacagaccgaaacgtcgtcgtttcttcatcttctgatgtgtagtttggtcattatacctccagaggttgaaaggcCTTAAACTTAACACTAAACCAAGTAGTTTATAGGacagacagatatatatatatatacgcttacTGGTGATCCCCGCATATTGATACTTAATTCTTTGTAAATATAAAATTGAAAATGCATGTAATAatacaattttaatttatattaggAAATTTTCCTTTTGAAATATTGTTTGAAAAGAATATACATTATTAGCGAGATTTATATTTGGAAGAAAGGAGTAAAATTCTCTCGTGTTCACCACCTCGGGGGCTTGAAGAATGTAATTTAATTTTGCTGTGTTGGTCAGCGAGTGGAGGAAGGGAATTGGATTCCTCTTGACGGAGTAGGAAAACAATGTTAACTATACAAAGGACAATTTGTTGTGTCGATGACTTAACTGGATTCAGTCGTGCAAATTGTGTCGTCTATACATACTTGGTGATAACTACTTCTCTATTCTAGTACCTATACAGCTTAACTAGAAATACAGATTTTAGACCATAGTAAATTATTTATCTAACGTCGTTCTGATGCCCAGAAGGTAATTACACGTATTTTGTACTTATCCTTTGTATTCATTTCTACATTACTTTTCGTTCTTTGTAAATGGTTTCATAATACAAAATTTTTATCCCTCATCAGAATCTTTCATCACATGGTATTTTCGGTGAGAATGAAAGTAATTGTTTTTAAACTCTTGGGACGTAAATTGGTTCAAATTAAAAATACAGGCTTATGATAATTGTAAAGATCTTTCCAAACAGTAAATCTCTTGTTCACGAATATGTAGAATACGTTTATTAAAAGGAGTAATACCggagatcctcccccccccccctaccttcacCAAGAGGAAGGGTAGCCTCctaccttatttatttatttatttatttatttatttatttatttatttatttatttatttatattcaagaaggtacatggggtttgtgagaatacatagcatagtatttacaatcttgtaaagccactagtacgcgcagcgtttcgggcagaaagtgATATCGTTACCTTGAAAGTAATATCGTTCATGACATTTACGAACTCCCTAACATCGGGATGAAGGCCTTCGACGGAGGCCTCCAAGCCCGGGTTGTCTTCGGGAGCTTTCAGGAGTGTGGCTGTGGGCTCTGGAGGTCCCCCATGGTCCCCGTGgtccccgtggtggtggtggtggtggtcgtcatggtggtggtcgtcatggtggtggtcgtggtaggGACTCGTGGCGTTGGGTCCCGGGAAGTCCAGTTTATCCGTGCTATTCAGGGTGGGTCGCTTTTCTTGCATCACGTCGTAGTTGTAATAGTCCTGATGGGAAAGGGATTAATAAGATTCTCATTGTTAAGAGGTACAATGATAAAGATTGATAGATACATAGAGATAAAGAGTGAAAGGTAGTCAAGCAGACATTGGAAATGGAAGCAAGCAGATAGAGAAAGATACACGTACTCATCTGAACTGTCTGCTTTTGTCTGTTAATAAAATTTGCAAGTCTACTGCTAAATTTTACGGTCTCTGAAGCTAATAAAATGGTCTTTAAAAAATACAaaccataaaaaaaataattcaagAACCAGGCTGATTAAAATATTCACGAGTACAATTTACTGTGTCtggaaaaataatgaaaatatacTGAAACACTGACATCTTTTTTGGATGAATTTAAAAGATGATAGCTGGAATTTATTCTATTTCCTCTTTTATAATTGATTACTTTTTTTAGTGTCGTTATTTCACACAAATAAAGTCGCTCGTTATTTCAAAAGTATTGCatatttaaatgaacaaatccacaagggccgtgacgaggattcaaacctacgtccgagagcatcccagacgctgcattaatcgactgagctacgacatggtataacaattgcaaccagaaattctactgaatttacttggattttctgtgtgtattgcaTATTGTCTTCTGACCTAGAATGATCTACACCCTTACCTCGGGAATGTTATCGAGGTAGACAGGTGAACCATAGTAATCATAGAAGTTGTCCCCTTCTGTCAGGTTCCCGTTGTTGACCTCTAGCGCCTCCAAATCAATCCGGTCTTGATAACCGCTATCAGCCAGCTGCGATGGTGGGAGGACGTTGGAGTCGCTGGCGCTACTGTCTATGTAGTTGGTGTCTGAGGAGTTTGGTAATGGTGCCGGTCGTGGTAGGTCTTGGTCAGCCAGTGAGGGTCGTGGTCTTAGTGGTGTGAAAGAAGTAATTGATGGGTAtcgtgtggctgcaggtggttgTGTCGAGTCCTGTGTGTTTGGCTCATTAGTGAAGTCAAATTGCGCTGTAATTCCTAAGATTGGTGGTTGTTGTTTGGTGGAGTCATCCAAAGAAGGCTCTTGGGTGGTAGTCAAATCCTGAGTAAGTGTATTTCTAATACCGAGGACATTATTTACAAGATTTTGTGTTTGGGTAGAAAGCAAGGAGGGTGTTGGTTGTGGAATTCCATCTTCAGTCAGGTTCCTAAGAGCCTCTTGGATCGATAAAGAAAACTCATTCTGAGGGCTATCAGGAGAGTTGGGTTCCGGACGGACCTCGAGAAACGATCCAGGGCCTTCATATGGACGTAAGGGCCGGTCTTGCTGGCTTGCAGTCAAAGAATTTGGCGCTTGAGTGCTGCTTGCGGGTACTTGCCCTTCAACTGGGATAATATCATAGGGACTGTCTGGTGAAGAGGGATTGCGAAGGTCAATGGATAGAACATTGTCATTGTCGAGGGAAATGGTTGTCCTGCTGGGTGCATTAGTTGCTGGTGTCAAGTTGTTATAATCGGGCTGTGTAAGTGCCATTGGACCTTCAGGGGTATTGATTCTATGTGAGGCTGAGGGTAACGTGGTGGCTCGTAAATGCTGTTTTAAAGTAGGTATTTTTTGAGTTGTTTCATCTATCGTGGGAATTTCAGTTGCTCTCTCTGTTGCAGAATAGACTGATGCAACAAATGGCGGAGGTTGAGTTCTAATAGAAGAGGTGGTCTGAGTGTCTTTCAGAGTTTCTGTAATTGGTGGCTCTGACATATGAGTGGTTTCAGAATCCTCGAGGAAGATATTTGTGGCAAAATCCATGAAAGCCGACTGGAATGGCGAGAGGGTTGAGGCATTAGTCTCTACTCTGTGTTGTATCGCAGTAGCCTCTCGAACTGGGCCATTGACCGTCGTTGTTAGACTCGTAGGCTGTGGAGACTCGTCGCTACTGTAGGACTGTGCATACAGGTCTGTGAGAGTTAAGAGCAGTGGGTCTCCTCTGTCGAGTTTGGTCGTTAGCAGGTTACTATTTTCCTCAGTTGTGATGGTAACTTGAAGTGGGTTGTTGGTCGTGAACGCTGAGACGGTCGAGGAGTCCTCCTCAACCTCTCCAGCACTGAGTGTTGTCATTCCACTCGAGTCCTGAGCATCACCTGAAGCGTTACCTATGTAATTCCACACATTTAGACTGTTAGAAGTGACATCATTTGGAATGACAGTCTCAGACAGTCCACCTGGCCTGGAATGATAATCATCAGTGAGATATAGATCATGCCGAGTACTCGACTCTCCTTCCTCGACTTCCAGAGATTGCTCGTTCCATCCAGGAAAACGACTGTTCCATCTGTTGTTATTCGGCCGATTAGTGGTCTGGTCGACACCATCTGGTGCCTCGGTGACGAAAACTTCCCTCGTAATTATATCTTGGAGAGTAGTAGAAGCCTCGGGGGTAATGGTGGTAGTAAttgttgtagcagtggtggttgtAGCAGACTGGTTCCTAGGAGACCCTGTGGTGGAAGCCTGAGTGAAGGCTGACGGGAAGACGGTGGTGACAGGCTGGTCTCTGGGAGACCCGGTGTATGCAGTCTGGGGAAGAGTGGACGGGACGTCGGTGACAGGAGTGACGGTCGAGGGAGACGGCCACGGGGTCGTGAGATGATGTGGGAAGCTGAGAAGGTTCTGCAGGATTGCCTCTGGGATCTCCATGGACTCCCCGGAGGGCTGGGTGAGGTCTGCTGGAAAGTTGGTCGGCTGTTGGTGATTCTGGGCGACCTCGGACGACACGACCTGCCAGAACCGATTCACATCTTAGATTTCAATATTTGATTtactattttttgtttaaatcttgGTATGAAAGTTAATCTATAAATTTGAAATTATGAAATTAAATGAAATTAAACCTATAATTTTGAAATTatgaaattaaattaaattaaatctaTAAACATGAAATAAAATTAAATCTATAAACATTCCAACAATTAAATTTTTCTAATCagcgacgacacacacacacacacacacacacacacacacacacacacacacacacacacacacacacacacacacacacacaagggcctcgaggctgagtagacagcgctcgggggtcgtagtcctaagggcccgaggatcgattcccggccgaggcggaaacaaatgagcagagtttcatttaccctgatgtgcctgttcaattagcagtaaataggtacctgggaactaaacagctgccacgggctgcttcctgggcatatgtgtgtgtgtctgtgtgtctgtgttagTAATaattgtagtagatataatagaagaaaaatagattggttaggaaGAAAGGGTCcatgagctaatagctcgattcgcagacacaaatagtaaacacacacattcacacacaggaAGAGGATAAAACAAACACAAAGATTTTTCTCGATTTTTTTTCGTAAATGCTGTTTTGCTTCTTTTTTCGAACTTTTTTCTTTCGAAAACAAGAGGATAAACGGTCCAAAGCATCCAACAGAAGCAAGCCGAGACTCACCTGTTGAACGGTAGAGATGACGCCCTGGATGCTGTCCTCAGGACGGGATGGGAGGGAAGGTCGAGGTTGGCTGATGGGGGTCAACTCTCCCCCTGTCTGAAATTGAAAGTTGACGCACGCACTTCCTTCTCCGAGAGGCCCAAGCTCGAACAGAAGAtcctgcgagagagagagagagagagagagagagagggtgaagtGGACAATAAAGAATAGGGAATTGCAGGAAGAGGAaagaagagaaagggggagatggcaaaaggaaggagagagagagagagagagagagagagagagagagagagagagagagagagagagagagagagagagagcagtgttATTGGCATGGTAGCGAAAAATAAAATTTACACAATAGCTACAGAATCCAAGAAGGCTCAATGCCAGTTCAATGTTGAATTTACAATGTTTTTGTGTTGAATTCGTGTTGTTGTTAGCTATTGAAGCCACTTGGATATATGTACCAGGTGACGGATAATGTCAGCAAACTtatgtgttttatatatattttggtacattataaattaaaaaaaaatctccaTTACACATTACTTGTAACACAACATATTAATAGCTAGCATAATTGTACAATCAATATTGCGCAATCAATTAGATTGCAAAACATTGCTTATAATATTCTATAAGCAGTTATTGCTTATATTATATTCTATAATATAAGCATTAACTTATATTAACGTTATGCTAACATTAACATAACCACATTAACATTATTCTTAATAATAAAGCAAAAATGGgttataattaaaaataataataattaaattctaGTTCTTTATATAATTTACAAACGCATCAAAACGGAGATAGATTTgtattaacctaacctagcagTCATCCCCAACTGCAGCAACCCGAGTTTTGTCCATTCATATTGTCCAGTACCCTGATTCCTTAGGGGATTATCACCCTACACCCTGATTCCTTAGGATAATCCACAAACCCTGATATATTAGTATTATAGACCAACACCCTGATGCATTACCCAACACCCTGATTAGGTAGGGCTTAAAACCCGAAACCCTTCGATTCATTAGGGCAATAACCCTACCCCTCTGATAAGGTAGGGTTTTATCCTAACACCCCTGATTCATTAGGGAAATAACCCTACACCCCTGCCACTttcctccccaccacacctgtaTTTCCTGGAGAGAGATCCACTTCTGAACCAGCTGTCTGTCCACACCATACACATAGAACTGGAATCTCTTGAGACCATCTGGGATAACTGGACGCTCTGGATGCTCTGAACGCAGGCGGTCTGGAAGCTGTTGCTCCGGTAACGAGGACGCTTCGAGCGGTTGCCTAGGCGACGCCCacctgggagggagggggagacggAAAGGGAACGATAAGGGTATTAGCGGTGCAATTAAACTTTGGAGTTTGAGGTGGAAAGGAAGGTTTTGAAGCGGCGGTGTGAGGCCTGTGAGAGATTATaaagtgttgttttggtagtaatTTTGAGCCCCTGACGCTCCCCATGGCGTATAGGAACTTTTTTACCCCCCTTATGAAGTCCAGGATAATCTTACATTCCCCCTATGAAGTATAGGATAATCTTACCTTCTTTCTATGGAATACAGGATAATCTTACCCTCGCTCTATGGAATACAGGGTAATTTTACCCTCTCCCTATGGAGTACAGGATAATCTTACCTTCGCTCTATGGAGTACAGGATAATCTTACCCTCGCCCTATGGAGTACAGGGTAATTTTACCCTCGTCCTATGGAATACAGGATAATCTTACCCTACATCCGGTTTACAGGATAATCTTACCCTACATCCGGTTTACAGGATAATCTTACCCTACATCCGGTTtacatgataaactttccttcatATGACGTACAGGATCATTTAAAACCTTTCTGTAACATACATAATAATCTCAGTCTCCCTTTTATATACAAGATCCCCTTAATCTTCCTATGATGCAAGGGATCATCTCGACCTCCTTTTGGTGTACAGGATCCTTTTAACGTCCTTCGTATGTTGATGAACCCACCTCGTGAGCCATTTAAAAATGTTCAAACATCCAAGCTGTTGTTGTCTTAGTATGATATCAACTGATTTGGCCTACTCCATGCTGGCGCAATGGCAAAACTTAACCCAGAGCTTCGAGAGCGATTTCGGATGGGTTCGTGTCCTGACTCGGAGATAATTTGTCCGCCATTCCTTAACTGTTtgcatctgttcacccagcaatatTTAGGTACCTGTTTTTTTTTTAGCCGATTCGagcgtcgtgttccagggaaaactaggaTAAGGCTTATCATAAGCTATGGGAAGGGAGAGCGCTCAGTATCCTAATAGGATTCAGAAGTCGTCTGTTCATGTA
Proteins encoded in this window:
- the LOC123746124 gene encoding mucin-4, yielding MAFRMQQSFHQVLFALLTMLGSPASLADSSHSNPSAVLGWASPRQPLEASSLPEQQLPDRLRSEHPERPVIPDGLKRFQFYVYGVDRQLVQKWISLQEIQDLLFELGPLGEGSACVNFQFQTGGELTPISQPRPSLPSRPEDSIQGVISTVQQVVSSEVAQNHQQPTNFPADLTQPSGESMEIPEAILQNLLSFPHHLTTPWPSPSTVTPVTDVPSTLPQTAYTGSPRDQPVTTVFPSAFTQASTTGSPRNQSATTTTATTITTTITPEASTTLQDIITREVFVTEAPDGVDQTTNRPNNNRWNSRFPGWNEQSLEVEEGESSTRHDLYLTDDYHSRPGGLSETVIPNDVTSNSLNVWNYIGNASGDAQDSSGMTTLSAGEVEEDSSTVSAFTTNNPLQVTITTEENSNLLTTKLDRGDPLLLTLTDLYAQSYSSDESPQPTSLTTTVNGPVREATAIQHRVETNASTLSPFQSAFMDFATNIFLEDSETTHMSEPPITETLKDTQTTSSIRTQPPPFVASVYSATERATEIPTIDETTQKIPTLKQHLRATTLPSASHRINTPEGPMALTQPDYNNLTPATNAPSRTTISLDNDNVLSIDLRNPSSPDSPYDIIPVEGQVPASSTQAPNSLTASQQDRPLRPYEGPGSFLEVRPEPNSPDSPQNEFSLSIQEALRNLTEDGIPQPTPSLLSTQTQNLVNNVLGIRNTLTQDLTTTQEPSLDDSTKQQPPILGITAQFDFTNEPNTQDSTQPPAATRYPSITSFTPLRPRPSLADQDLPRPAPLPNSSDTNYIDSSASDSNVLPPSQLADSGYQDRIDLEALEVNNGNLTEGDNFYDYYGSPVYLDNIPEDYYNYDVMQEKRPTLNSTDKLDFPGPNATSPYHDHHHDDHHHDDHHHHHHGDHGDHGGPPEPTATLLKAPEDNPGLEASVEGLHPDVREFVNVMNDITFKVYKQAASQHKRRNFVMSPLSLISTLGMLLLGARGSSSGALSDLLQMDKFYTFNPHLILKNVTQAVQEMEDIHDVALLSQFLVEKERNPYSTDFFARTIKVFYDAVIEDADPADLDATVRQRVNDLIRNRTKGRVDEFLLENEPLFLTPPLTAVATSFFHARWSLPVLQQELVDMHFIRFPTAERRLIRTVGLRKKMTLNAGFSRAAGVTSAEIPLYSTSGELSLVLAMPGEQKNFIANGLAQLESTLNPEKWSQVLRSMLPNTVQLKMPVFRHRAFHNFSSILGGLGLGQLFQEGKADFSGINHVKNLHLSDVVQLTEFQSCQVESPPLSRAIRSRRSPSEESDSDEEESDSDEEEEAEDSRTLYQPTYIYGFPMVEYLQLDKMKLTRMDPEGGHYDEIFSKYFPRQVSPTKSSLTQASSTDTSKRKAPSTGIKTQQISSTGNSQHQGSTGNNFQQEASLLVSPQETIPENHLPQQASSTDKPSHHTSSTESSHHTSSTESLQQAVSTESSQQGVSTESSQQAVSTESSQQAVSTESSQQAVSTESSQQAVSTESSQQAVSTESSQQAVSTKSSQQTYSTDNSQELSSTKKNLTEKTSQTDNSPQLTPSKDNSTQETFTLTSPLQQKSSNSSLPQHTSHKDSSAQQTTPANTTKQKSSQQTTSIHNSTQHATSPNNFPQQKNLTSQKTTKTQMESENILPASPKYQYYKNDFEKSSVYLGSEDYRIDRMGLPAASDDTKRPSGGAFYRQSDVGTLAFDRAFLYAVRHNPTGLLLFIGRYLDPEGN